A genomic region of Arachis hypogaea cultivar Tifrunner chromosome 5, arahy.Tifrunner.gnm2.J5K5, whole genome shotgun sequence contains the following coding sequences:
- the LOC112802408 gene encoding uncharacterized protein: MDNKPPEQLTPTSTEEEVTAAATDETTSIFPLFPLTASSSSTLATSTVPQWLSNSSFTADVSLINDAVASQLLSETALSPPQRHRSDDDEEHEEDGGNRAEEKAVPRSSYEILESSESEGRDKKEKRSKKSKKRKRDRSRERGGLDSYNSRKSGVRAWADSESSTAAKDYYFDSHGDRDNLAFGCIYRMDIAWYKPYNPSKLSGLNVRRLYWRNHSVSLLEKESDVDTLDGTMKSAGRYWSGKYIALERHKSFKRLRLVAPKLSSVLADDEFIPLSDIGTSHRAVDSDSVSKTASVVEESWEDEMLNKTREFNKLTREHPDDEKVWLAFAEFQDKVAGMQRQKGARLQTLEKKISILEKSVELNPDNDVLLLYLLKTYQTRDSSDVLIGRWQKILVQHSGSYKLWREFLHVVQRDFSRFKVSEVRKMYAHAIEALSASCSKHSRQVHRGADPSSPDPVIVELELGLVDIFLSLCRFEWQAGYRELATALFQAEIEFSLFCPPLLFTEQSKQRLFEYFWNSGGARVGEEGALGWSTWLEKEEETRQRIVKEELSRENEGGGWTGWSEPLSKDKEVAAKVEDEVNDDLVMEDNEDEDEDEDVEPEVDNETLMKMLGIDVNAGDGGEVNDASTWIKWSEVESSRDCDQWMPLHTKSDMTSTAIGTPKAEADEQLLRTVLYEDVNEYLFSLSTAEARLSLVSQFIDFYGGKISQLVSSNSPTWTENVLSFEDLPESMLEKLKSTHEVLTKEESSPTDFSFGFLSGSISRNADMMKFLRNAVLLFLTVFPRNHILEEAVLISEELLVTKINPSNCMVTPCRALAKSLLKSDRQDVLLCGIYAQREASYGNIDHARKVFDMALLSVEGLPVERQSNAPLLYFWYAEMELANKSDNDRESSHRAIHILSCLGSDTKYSPFKSQATSLHQLRARQGFKEKLRTVRSSWVRGIINDQSVALICSAALFEELTSGWDAGIDVMDQAFAVVLPETRSHSYQLEFLFNYYIRMLQRHQSQSSLAKVWESISKGLQMYPFSPELLKGVVEVGHLYTTSNKVRRVLDGYCYKKPSVVLWLFALSYEMSRGGSRHRIRGLFERALGSDKLSSSVVLWRCYIAYEMDIVKDPSAARRVFFRAIHACPWSKRLWLDGFLRLNSVLTAKELSDLQEVMRDKELNLRTDIYEILLQES; encoded by the exons ATGGACAACAAACCGCCAGAGCAACTGACGCCGACATCGACGGAGGAGGAAGTCACCGCAGCAGCCACCGACGAAACAACTTCTATTTTCCCTCTGTTCCCTCTCACAGCAAGCTCCTCCTCTACGCTGGCCACTAGTACGGTCCCTCAATGGCTCTCCAACTCCAGCTTCACCGCCGACGTGTCTCTCATAAACGACGCCGTTGCCTCCCAACTCCTCAGCGAAACCGCCCTATCGCCACCACAGCGCCACCGCTCCGACGACGACGAGGAACACGAAGAAGATGGCGGAAATCGAGCTGAGGAGAAGGCCGTTCCTCGTTCTTCCTACGAGATTCTAGAATCTTCCGAGTCTGAGGGAAGagataagaaggagaagaggagtAAGAAGAGTAAGAAGCGGAAGCGCGATAGGTCACGTGAGAGAGGCGGACTCGACAGTTATAATTCGAGGAAGTCGGGCGTTCGAGCTTGGGCCGATTCAGAGTCGTCCACCGCCGCCAAAGACTATTATTTCGATTCTCACGGTGATCGTGATAATCTTGCATTTGGTTGCATCTatag AATGGATATTGCATGGTACAAACCTTACAATCCTTCGAAACTATCTGGGCTAAATGTTAGAAGATTATATTGGCGGAACCATAGTGTTTCTCTCTTGGAAAAAGAGAGCGATGTGGATACATTGGATGGTACAATGAAGTCTGCTGGTCGTTACTGGTCTGGGAAGTATATAGCTCTGGAACGGCACAAAAGTTTTAAGCGTCTTCGTCTTGTTGCACCAAAATTGTCTTCCGTTTTGGCGGATGACGAGTTTATACCTTTGTCTGATATTGGGACATCTCATCGAGCTGTGGATAGTGATTCTGTCTCTAAAACTGCATCAGTGGTTGAAGAATCTTGGGAAGATGAAATGTTAAACAAAACTCGGGAGTTTAACAAACTCACAAGGGAGCATCCCGATGATGAGAAAGTTTGGTTAGCTTTTGCTGAGTTCCAAGATAAGGTTGCAGGGATGCAACGACAAAAAGGTGCTCGCTTGCAGACTCTTGAAAAGAAGATTAGCATTCTGGAAAAGTCAGTTGAGCTTAACCCAGACAATGATGTGCTATTGCTTTACCTTTTGAAAACATATCAAACAAGAGACAGCTCTGATGTGCTAATTGGGAGATGGCAGAAGATACTTGTGCAACACTCTGGAAGCTATAAGTTGTGGAGAGAATTCTTGCATGTTGTTCAGAGAGATTTCTCCAGATTTAAGGTTTCAGAGGTTAGGAAGATGTATGCACATGCAATTGAAGCTCTATCTGCTTCATGCAGCAAGCACTCTAGGCAG GTTCACCGAGGTGCTGATCCCTCTTCGCCAGATCCTGTAATTGTTGAGCTAGAACTTGGTCTTGTGGATATATTTCTCAGTCTTTGCAGATTTGAATGGCAGGCTGGTTACAGGGAGTTGGCCACTGCTTTATTTCAGGCTGAAATTGAGTTTAGTTTGTTCTGTCCACCTTTGCTTTTCACAGAGCAGAGTAAGCAAAGAttgtttgaatatttttggaatagTGGTGGTGCTAGAGTTGGAGAAGAAGGAGCTCTTGGTTGGTCCACCTGGTTGGAGAAAGAGGAGGAAACTAGGCAGCGGATTGTCAAAGAGGAGCTTTCACGTGAAAATGAGGGTGGTGGCTGGACTGGTTGGTCAGAACCATTGTCTAAAGATAAGGAGGTTGCTGCCAAAGTTGAAGATGAAGTCAACGATGATTTGGTTATGGAGGATAAtgaggatgaagatgaagatgaagatgttgagccAGAAGTTGATAATGAAACACTGATGAAAATGCTAGGAATTGATGTCAATGCTGGGGATGGTGGTGAAGTGAATGATGCTTCAACTTGGATCAAATGGTCAGAAGTAGAATCTTCCAGAGATTGTGATCAGTGGATGCCTCTGCATACGAAATCTG ATATGACCTCTACTGCTATTGGAACACCCAAAGCAGAAGCCGATGAACAACTGTTGAGAACCGTCTTATATGAAGATGTGAATGAGTACCTATTCTCCTTGAGCACAGCAGAGGCTCGATTATCTTTGGTATCCCAGTTCATTGACTTCTATGGTGGGAAGATATCTCAATT GGTTTCGTCAAACAGTCCAACTTGGACAGAGAATGTCCTTAGCTTTGAGGATCTGCCAGAATCTATGTTAGAGAAGTTGAAAAGCACCCATGAAGTGTTGACAAAAGAAGAAAGCAGTCCTACTGATTTCAGTTTTGGTTTTCTATCAGGCAGTATCTCGAGGAATGCTGATATGATGAAATTTCTACGCAATGCTGTCTTACTTTTCTTGACTGTTTTTCCACGTAATCACATATTGGAAGAAGCTGTCCTTATTTCTGAAGAGCTATTAGTAACAAAAATTAATCCttctaattgcatggttacaccATGTCGAGCTTTAGCAAAGTCTCTCTTAAAAAGTGATAGGCAG GATGTTCTATTATGTGGTATATATGCTCAAAGAGAGGCAAGTTATGGTAACATTGATCATGCAAGAAAAGTGTTTGACATGGCATTATTATCCGTGGAAGGGCTTCCTGTG GAACGACAGTCCAATGCTCCTCTTTTATATTTCTGGTATGCTGAGATGGAGCTTGCAAATAAATCTGATAATGATCGTGAATCTTCACATAGAGCAATACATATATTGTCATGCTTGGGTAGTGATACAAAATATAGCCCATTTAAAAGTCAAGCAACAAGTTTGCATCAACTTAGAGCACGTCAAGGGTTTAAGGAAAAACTGAGAACTGTACGATCATCTTGGGTTCGTGGTATAATAAATGATCAGTCTGTCGCTCTAATATGTTCCGCTGCACTGTTTGAGGAGCTCACCTCTGGGTGGGATGCAGGCATTGATGTTATGGATCAAGCTTTTGCAGTTGTGCTTCCAG AAACGAGAAGCCATAGCTATCAACTTGAATTTTTGTTTAACTATTACATAAGGATGCTTCAGAGACATCAGAGCCAATCAAGTCTGGCTAAAGTTTGGGAGTCCATCTCCAAGGGACTCCAGATGTATCCCTTCAGTCCAGAACTTCTTAAAGGTGTAGTGGAGGTTGGCCATCTGTACACAACATCTAATAAAGTGCGGCGGGTGCTTGATGGCTATTGTTACAA GAAACCATCTGTTGTTCTCTGGCTTTTTGCATTGTCGTATGAGATGTCTAGAGGTGGTTCACGGCATAGAATCCGTGGGTTGTTTGAAAGGGCGTTGGGTTCTGATAAACTTAGTAGTTCTGTGGTACTATGGCGATGCTACATTGCGTATGAAATGGACATTGTAAAGGATCCTTCTGCAGCTCGACGTGTTTTCTTCCGTGCTATCCATGCGTGCCCCTG GTCAAAGAGACTATGGTTGGATGGCTTTCTCAGACTGAACTCTGTCCTTACTGCGAAAGAGCTATCTGATCTGCAGGAAGTTATGCGTGACAAGGAGTTGAATCTGAGAACTGACATTTATGAGATCCTTCTACAGGAATCATGA